The following proteins are co-located in the Desulfovibrio intestinalis genome:
- a CDS encoding YchJ family protein, with translation MLQQCPCGSGRTLAQCCGPYMDGAVWPDNAETLMRSRYSAYVLGRYQWLVDSTHPDYRDDISVEKLTEQARDVQWLRLDVERTEDNVPAGQNGELFDVVEFHAYYEMEGIPRQLGERSFFTRDEDKIYYVDGVALRPEAYRRPEAKVGRNDPCPCGSGKKHKKCCGAGNA, from the coding sequence ATGCTACAACAGTGTCCTTGCGGCAGCGGGCGTACTTTGGCCCAATGCTGTGGCCCCTATATGGACGGCGCGGTCTGGCCCGATAATGCCGAAACTCTTATGCGTTCACGCTATTCAGCCTATGTGCTGGGCCGTTATCAATGGCTTGTGGACAGTACCCATCCCGACTACCGTGATGACATCTCGGTGGAAAAGCTGACCGAACAGGCCAGGGATGTTCAGTGGCTGCGTCTTGATGTGGAGCGGACAGAAGACAATGTGCCCGCCGGGCAGAACGGCGAGCTTTTTGATGTGGTGGAGTTTCACGCCTATTACGAAATGGAAGGCATTCCACGGCAGTTGGGCGAGCGCAGTTTTTTCACCCGTGACGAAGACAAGATTTACTATGTGGACGGCGTGGCCTTGCGGCCAGAAGCCTACCGCAGGCCGGAAGCCAAGGTGGGGCGTAATGATCCCTGCCCTTGCGGCAGCGGCAAGAAGCATAAAAAATGTTGTGGAGCCGGAAACGCTTGA
- a CDS encoding glucose-6-phosphate isomerase has product MPHYLEWSRAYSHRLNAADGAPLQARAAEMGARLERELAQGILPFLSMPYRATLEKDLPPILEKVRTRKHMLVLGIGGSALGARAIQRAFAPGQDRPGHDGPCLWIADNVCAEEFEALLAGLDAADTSVVCISKSGGTIETLAQYFLVRQWLQADLGEGWREHMVVVTDAVSGYLRQEATSHGLASLEVPDHLGGRYSVLSAVGLLPAGFLGVDWRALLDGAAEVARPLLEAPRSLGSHPSYALACWARALELQEYSELILFCYVPQWAALGPWFAQLWAESLGKDGLGILPVAATGVTDQHSVNQMFLSGPRNKGCIFLTSRGQAEGRVFGQDLPQEWAWLRGKPLGSLLEAEALGTRMALCMNEVPLVHMDMDGTGPNAAGAFMLLLEAATLFTGWLMGVNPLDQPAVELGKRLANARLGAPGYVTEHADLDNFMAVPLQEQAF; this is encoded by the coding sequence ATGCCTCATTATCTTGAATGGTCCAGAGCCTATAGTCACAGGTTGAACGCGGCGGATGGCGCTCCCCTTCAGGCCAGAGCCGCGGAGATGGGCGCTCGGCTTGAACGAGAGCTGGCGCAGGGCATTTTGCCCTTTCTGTCCATGCCGTACCGCGCAACGCTGGAAAAAGATCTGCCTCCGATTCTGGAAAAAGTGCGGACCCGCAAGCATATGCTTGTATTGGGTATAGGAGGGTCCGCTCTGGGCGCGCGTGCCATACAAAGAGCCTTTGCGCCGGGGCAGGACAGGCCGGGACATGACGGGCCGTGCCTGTGGATAGCCGACAACGTATGCGCGGAAGAATTTGAAGCCCTGCTGGCTGGGCTTGATGCGGCGGATACTTCAGTGGTCTGCATCAGCAAGTCGGGTGGAACGATCGAGACACTGGCGCAGTATTTTCTGGTGCGGCAGTGGCTTCAGGCCGATTTGGGCGAAGGCTGGCGCGAGCATATGGTGGTGGTCACCGATGCTGTGTCCGGCTACCTGCGTCAGGAGGCCACGTCGCACGGCCTGGCTTCGCTTGAAGTTCCAGACCATCTGGGCGGGCGCTATTCGGTGCTCTCTGCCGTGGGGCTTTTGCCCGCAGGATTTTTGGGTGTTGACTGGCGTGCCTTGCTGGACGGCGCAGCCGAGGTGGCCCGGCCCCTGCTGGAAGCGCCGCGCTCCTTGGGCAGCCATCCTTCCTACGCGCTTGCCTGCTGGGCCAGGGCGCTGGAGCTGCAAGAGTACAGCGAGCTCATCCTGTTCTGCTATGTGCCGCAATGGGCGGCCCTTGGGCCGTGGTTTGCGCAACTGTGGGCGGAAAGTCTCGGCAAGGACGGATTGGGCATTCTGCCTGTGGCCGCCACGGGCGTTACAGATCAGCATTCCGTAAATCAGATGTTTTTGAGCGGCCCGCGCAACAAGGGCTGCATCTTCCTTACCAGTCGCGGGCAGGCCGAAGGCCGCGTCTTTGGTCAGGACTTGCCGCAGGAATGGGCATGGCTGCGGGGCAAGCCCCTGGGCTCGCTGCTTGAGGCCGAAGCCCTTGGGACGCGCATGGCCCTTTGCATGAACGAAGTGCCTCTGGTGCATATGGATATGGACGGAACCGGGCCCAATGCCGCGGGAGCCTTCATGCTGTTGCTGGAAGCCGCAACCCTGTTCACAGGCTGGCTTATGGGGGTGAACCCCCTGGACCAGCCCGCTGTGGAGCTGGGCAAGCGTTTGGCCAATGCGCGCCTTGGCGCGCCGGGCTATGTGACAGAACATGCGGATCTGGATAATTTTATGGCCGTGCCCTTGCAAGAGCAGGCATTTTAA
- a CDS encoding sensor histidine kinase, with protein MFFRRKRGASAQDQGAGSHNPHGGPQSEDNVPGPYAGGVQDWSPSNQGGPATGSKGDAEGGLPLSYARPLSWLSLVVILLTSLGLSFFISNSARETLLTRQEGFARLLVENLNSQIFRRFALPTLMGYGRIALRQPAQYERLEQVVQSVIQGLPVERLRIYDFSRLVAYSTRKEEVGRAGLSPANLDEVLQGTALKSEIISTIPAWQAPFRLPLEEGTFVLRVLYPLKGEPLQPGQEAPIMGALELTQDITGDYEQVLTFQGIIVVMCLMSSVVLFGLLIMLIHRSERVLAERMQKNRQLEKQLHSNERFVSMGRVVASIAHEIRNPLGIIRSSAELLQRRTDQADAGTRRILGAIFDESVRLSQTVNDFLDYARPRQPKQDLVDVSLVLDQVLAFLEGDMARRDVAVERQPMEGLFIRGDKDLLYRAFYNILVNGQQAMDGPGILRISGDHDGEGHVRLEFLDSGPGFDAAIVGNLLDPFFTTKDGGTGLGLPIVQSIIASHGGVIQLENGPDGGALVRVLLPEAHTGAQE; from the coding sequence ATGTTTTTCAGAAGAAAGCGGGGAGCGTCAGCTCAGGATCAAGGCGCTGGCTCCCACAATCCGCACGGCGGTCCACAATCCGAGGACAATGTACCGGGACCATACGCTGGCGGAGTACAGGACTGGAGCCCGAGCAATCAGGGCGGGCCTGCCACCGGATCAAAAGGCGATGCCGAGGGTGGGCTGCCGCTGAGCTATGCCCGTCCTCTTTCCTGGCTTTCACTGGTCGTCATTTTGCTCACCAGCCTGGGGCTTTCTTTCTTTATTTCAAACTCGGCTCGTGAAACCCTGTTGACGCGGCAAGAGGGCTTTGCCCGCTTGCTGGTGGAAAACCTCAACAGTCAGATATTCCGGCGCTTCGCCTTGCCAACGCTTATGGGCTACGGGCGTATAGCCTTGCGCCAGCCAGCCCAGTACGAGCGGCTTGAGCAGGTTGTGCAGTCTGTCATTCAGGGGCTGCCGGTAGAGCGGTTGCGCATTTATGATTTTTCGCGCCTTGTGGCCTATTCCACGCGTAAAGAAGAGGTGGGCCGGGCAGGGCTTTCGCCTGCCAATCTGGATGAGGTTTTGCAGGGTACTGCCCTAAAATCTGAAATTATTTCAACTATTCCGGCATGGCAGGCCCCTTTCAGATTGCCGCTGGAGGAGGGCACGTTTGTTTTGCGTGTTCTTTATCCGTTGAAGGGCGAACCGTTGCAGCCGGGTCAAGAGGCTCCCATTATGGGGGCTTTGGAGCTGACGCAGGACATTACGGGCGACTATGAGCAGGTGCTGACATTTCAGGGCATCATTGTGGTCATGTGTCTCATGTCGTCGGTGGTTCTTTTTGGCCTGCTGATTATGCTTATCCACCGTTCGGAGCGTGTGCTTGCCGAACGCATGCAGAAAAACCGGCAGCTTGAAAAGCAATTGCACAGTAATGAACGCTTTGTGAGCATGGGGCGCGTTGTAGCCAGTATTGCCCACGAGATTCGGAATCCCCTGGGCATTATCCGCTCCAGCGCCGAATTGCTGCAACGCCGTACAGATCAGGCAGACGCTGGCACACGCCGCATACTGGGCGCTATTTTTGATGAATCGGTACGGCTCTCGCAGACAGTGAACGATTTTCTGGACTATGCCCGCCCCCGTCAGCCCAAGCAGGATCTGGTTGATGTAAGCCTTGTGCTGGATCAGGTTCTGGCTTTTCTTGAAGGCGACATGGCCCGCCGTGACGTTGCTGTGGAGCGGCAGCCAATGGAAGGTCTTTTCATTCGGGGCGACAAGGATTTGCTGTACCGCGCTTTTTACAATATCCTTGTTAACGGACAACAGGCAATGGACGGGCCGGGTATCCTGCGCATCAGCGGCGACCACGACGGCGAGGGCCATGTAAGGCTGGAATTTCTCGATTCCGGTCCCGGCTTTGACGCCGCCATTGTGGGCAATCTGCTGGACCCCTTCTTTACAACCAAAGACGGGGGCACGGGCCTTGGTCTGCCTATTGTACAGTCCATCATTGCCAGCCACGGCGGCGTGATCCAGCTGGAAAACGGTCCGGACGGCGGCGCTCTTGTACGGGTGCTACTGCCCGAGGCCCATACCGGGGCACAGGAATAG
- a CDS encoding sigma-54-dependent transcriptional regulator, whose amino-acid sequence MSEKAHILVIDDEKNYLLVLQTLLEDEGYSVTAISDPETALAFLEESEVDVVVTDMKMPKVSGRQVLERVKKSWPYIPVLIMTAFGSIESAVDVMKYGAFDYITKPFSNDELLLSIHNAVELARAHRQYRLLQEVMEDRYGVHKIVGRSRAIRDVLVMVERAAPSRSTVLITGESGTGKELVARAIHYTSPRKDKPFVSVNCMALNPGVLESELFGHEKGSFTGAVAMRRGRFEQADGGTLFLDEIAELTPDLQVKLLRVLQERRFERVGGGEEIEVDIRVVAATNKDLAAMVEKGTFRDDLYYRLNVVQVPLPPLRERREDIPLLVAHFVEKVCADNTMSAKTFTTEALNYLTGYEWPGNIRQLENVVESCLVLVPGTVINVDNLPAEIRDEESQFKSAVDLLPVQLDLADTLEKIEAALIRRALVRAELVQVKAAEYLGISKSLLQYKLKKYAITGH is encoded by the coding sequence ATGAGTGAAAAAGCGCATATTCTGGTTATTGACGACGAAAAAAACTATCTGTTGGTTCTGCAAACCTTGCTGGAAGACGAAGGCTATTCTGTCACCGCCATCAGTGACCCGGAAACCGCCCTGGCTTTTCTTGAAGAAAGCGAAGTGGATGTGGTGGTTACGGACATGAAGATGCCCAAGGTGTCCGGGCGTCAGGTGCTTGAAAGAGTAAAGAAAAGCTGGCCCTACATTCCGGTGCTTATCATGACGGCCTTCGGCTCCATTGAAAGCGCTGTGGATGTTATGAAATACGGCGCTTTTGATTATATCACCAAACCATTTTCCAACGACGAGCTTTTGCTCTCCATCCATAACGCCGTAGAACTGGCCCGCGCCCACCGCCAGTACCGTCTGCTTCAGGAAGTTATGGAAGACCGCTACGGCGTACACAAAATCGTGGGGCGCAGCCGCGCCATACGCGATGTGCTTGTGATGGTCGAACGGGCCGCACCTAGCCGTTCCACAGTGCTTATTACCGGTGAATCCGGTACGGGCAAGGAACTGGTGGCACGGGCCATCCACTATACAAGCCCCCGTAAAGACAAACCCTTTGTGTCCGTTAACTGCATGGCGCTCAACCCTGGCGTGCTTGAGAGCGAACTTTTCGGCCACGAAAAGGGCTCCTTTACCGGAGCCGTGGCCATGCGCCGGGGCCGCTTTGAGCAGGCCGACGGCGGCACGCTTTTTCTGGATGAAATAGCGGAACTTACGCCCGACCTTCAGGTCAAGCTGTTGCGCGTGCTTCAGGAAAGGCGCTTTGAACGCGTGGGCGGCGGTGAAGAAATCGAGGTCGACATCCGCGTGGTGGCCGCCACAAACAAAGATCTTGCCGCAATGGTGGAGAAGGGAACGTTTCGCGATGACCTGTACTACAGGCTCAATGTGGTTCAGGTTCCCCTGCCGCCCCTGCGTGAGCGTCGTGAAGACATCCCCCTGCTGGTGGCCCATTTTGTGGAAAAGGTATGTGCCGACAACACAATGTCTGCCAAAACCTTCACTACTGAAGCCCTCAACTACCTGACGGGCTATGAATGGCCGGGCAATATTCGGCAGCTGGAAAATGTGGTTGAAAGCTGTCTTGTGCTGGTGCCGGGCACGGTCATCAATGTGGACAATCTGCCAGCCGAGATCCGCGATGAAGAATCGCAGTTCAAGAGTGCCGTTGACCTTTTGCCCGTGCAGCTGGATCTGGCCGATACGCTGGAAAAAATTGAAGCAGCTCTCATCCGTCGAGCTTTGGTGCGTGCAGAGCTTGTTCAGGTTAAGGCTGCAGAATATCTTGGTATTTCAAAGAGTTTGCTGCAATATAAGTTGAAAAAATACGCCATAACCGGCCATTAA
- a CDS encoding NAD(P)-dependent malic enzyme, with protein sequence MSRIKNLRDEALAMHKDYQGKIEVRVKVPVRDADDLTLAYSPGVAEPCMEIYRQPENLDVYTNHSNFVCVVSNGTAVLGLGDIGPAAGMPVMEGKSLLFKTFGDVDAFPICVNTKDTAKIVELVELMAPTFGGVNLEDIKAPECFVIEDSLKKNGVFKGPIFHDDQHGTAVVTLAGLINALKIVNKKLDDITVVTSGAGAAGIAIIKLLMALGLKNVIMCDSRGAIWEGRTEGMNPYKDEIARRTNPQKVKGGLAEAIKGADVFIGVSAPDTLTEDMIRSMAKDPIVFAQANPTPEIWPLQRAVDAGAKVIATGRSDCPNQINNVLAFPGIFRGALDVAATDINDAMKIAAAYAIAELVTAEELRPEFIIPSTLNPEVAPKVAAATAKAAIESGIARKPIDPEIVAENLKKRLAKRKS encoded by the coding sequence ATGTCTCGTATCAAGAATCTGCGGGATGAAGCCCTGGCCATGCATAAGGATTATCAGGGCAAGATAGAGGTTCGCGTCAAAGTGCCAGTGCGTGACGCCGATGACCTTACCCTGGCCTATTCGCCCGGTGTTGCCGAACCCTGCATGGAAATCTACCGTCAGCCTGAAAACCTTGATGTCTATACAAACCACTCCAACTTTGTTTGCGTCGTTTCAAACGGCACCGCCGTGCTTGGCCTGGGGGACATCGGCCCCGCCGCAGGCATGCCCGTTATGGAAGGCAAGTCGCTGCTTTTTAAGACGTTTGGCGATGTGGATGCCTTTCCTATTTGCGTTAACACCAAGGACACGGCAAAAATCGTTGAACTGGTGGAACTTATGGCCCCGACCTTCGGCGGCGTGAACCTTGAAGACATCAAAGCGCCAGAGTGCTTTGTTATTGAAGACAGCCTGAAAAAAAATGGCGTCTTCAAAGGCCCCATTTTTCACGATGACCAGCACGGCACGGCGGTTGTTACCCTGGCCGGGCTTATCAACGCCCTCAAAATCGTGAACAAGAAGCTGGACGACATCACCGTTGTCACCAGCGGCGCAGGCGCAGCAGGCATAGCCATCATCAAGCTGCTTATGGCTCTTGGCCTGAAAAACGTCATTATGTGCGACTCACGCGGGGCCATATGGGAAGGCCGCACCGAGGGCATGAATCCTTACAAGGACGAAATCGCCCGCCGCACCAACCCGCAAAAGGTCAAGGGCGGCCTGGCCGAAGCCATCAAGGGAGCCGATGTTTTCATTGGCGTTTCTGCGCCCGACACCCTTACCGAAGACATGATCCGCAGCATGGCCAAGGATCCCATTGTCTTTGCGCAGGCCAATCCCACTCCTGAAATCTGGCCGCTGCAACGCGCTGTGGACGCAGGGGCAAAAGTTATCGCCACTGGCCGTTCCGACTGCCCCAACCAGATCAACAACGTGCTGGCGTTTCCCGGTATATTCCGTGGAGCGCTGGATGTGGCCGCCACAGACATCAATGATGCAATGAAAATCGCAGCAGCCTACGCCATAGCCGAACTGGTCACGGCTGAGGAACTTCGCCCCGAATTTATCATTCCCTCGACGCTCAATCCCGAAGTGGCGCCCAAGGTTGCAGCGGCAACTGCCAAAGCTGCCATTGAGAGCGGCATTGCCCGTAAGCCCATTGATCCCGAGATCGTTGCTGAAAATCTGAAAAAGCGTCTGGCCAAGCGCAAAAGCTAG
- a CDS encoding FCD domain-containing protein, producing MTTANANNSSVERLQGRRRSIQRPRVHVEVLSCLLEDIQSGVYQVGQKLPSERELMDEFGVGRPAVREALSALARMGLIEVSPGMRARVCRLTLNPLLREMRATMEIYSSTHDGWRHMHDLRQFFETAVARHAARHMTDENMAELERILQRQRSLLDNSEVREFAEADIDFHRYLVHCVGNNFLDIVSDGFSGWLITPLYASMQVRKQSELAYQAHVRIFEALKKRDADAAEDAMRAHLGEMRGIYQVDVMSETEKKTGKD from the coding sequence ATGACTACCGCCAATGCAAATAATAGCAGTGTGGAAAGGCTGCAGGGCAGAAGACGCAGCATCCAGCGCCCGCGTGTGCATGTGGAGGTGCTGTCCTGCCTGTTGGAAGATATACAGTCGGGTGTGTACCAGGTAGGGCAGAAGCTGCCTTCAGAACGCGAGCTTATGGATGAATTCGGCGTGGGCCGTCCTGCTGTGCGCGAGGCCCTTTCGGCCCTGGCCCGTATGGGACTTATAGAAGTATCGCCCGGCATGCGCGCGCGCGTGTGCAGGCTTACGCTCAACCCCTTGCTGCGTGAAATGCGCGCCACCATGGAAATTTATTCCAGCACGCACGACGGCTGGCGGCATATGCACGACCTGCGGCAATTTTTCGAAACCGCTGTGGCGCGTCATGCGGCCCGTCATATGACCGACGAAAATATGGCCGAGCTGGAGCGTATTCTGCAAAGGCAGCGCTCTTTGCTGGACAATTCTGAAGTTCGGGAATTTGCCGAAGCAGATATTGATTTTCACCGTTACCTTGTCCACTGCGTTGGCAACAACTTTCTGGATATAGTGTCCGATGGTTTTTCCGGCTGGCTGATTACGCCTTTGTATGCCTCCATGCAGGTGCGCAAGCAGAGCGAACTGGCGTATCAGGCCCATGTACGGATATTCGAAGCCTTGAAAAAACGTGACGCCGACGCGGCAGAAGATGCCATGCGTGCCCATTTGGGCGAAATGCGCGGTATTTATCAGGTGGATGTTATGTCTGAGACGGAAAAGAAGACGGGCAAGGACTAG
- a CDS encoding amidohydrolase family protein: protein MYIDIHTHAFHPKIAHKAVEHLNEHYDVVCAGSGTIDNLLESERRAGIDMCVVLCAATAPAQVIPANNYAISLQKAHPGQIIAFGTVHPGYEQWEAELDRIEAAGIRGIKLHPDFQGFWLSDERLLPIFEAAQGRFVFEVHIGDRISPEKNPSCPYKLAAILDAFPQLEVIAAHFGGYRMWAHALKTLMVKERPNLWFDTSSTTPFSTPQLVKTLLKACPPERLLFGTDWPLYDPQEEMQRIQEMGELSDSMMDKIMSNASAMPGLLHRDKIPAMAAS from the coding sequence ATGTATATTGATATCCACACCCACGCCTTTCACCCAAAGATTGCGCACAAGGCCGTGGAACATCTTAATGAGCATTATGACGTAGTCTGCGCAGGCAGCGGTACCATTGACAACCTGCTGGAAAGCGAGCGCAGGGCCGGAATCGACATGTGCGTGGTGCTGTGTGCAGCCACAGCGCCCGCACAGGTCATTCCAGCGAACAACTATGCCATCAGCCTGCAAAAGGCCCACCCCGGCCAGATCATTGCCTTTGGCACCGTACACCCCGGCTATGAACAGTGGGAAGCGGAACTGGACCGGATAGAAGCAGCTGGCATACGCGGTATAAAACTGCACCCCGACTTTCAGGGATTCTGGCTCAGTGACGAGCGCCTCTTGCCCATATTTGAAGCGGCGCAGGGCCGTTTTGTTTTTGAAGTGCATATTGGCGACAGAATATCGCCGGAGAAAAACCCTTCCTGCCCCTACAAACTGGCGGCAATTCTTGATGCTTTTCCGCAGCTTGAAGTTATTGCAGCGCACTTTGGCGGCTACCGCATGTGGGCGCACGCCCTCAAGACCCTCATGGTCAAGGAACGCCCCAATCTCTGGTTCGATACTTCCAGCACCACGCCCTTTTCCACGCCCCAGCTCGTTAAAACCTTGCTGAAAGCCTGCCCGCCGGAAAGGCTGCTCTTTGGAACAGACTGGCCTCTTTACGATCCTCAGGAAGAAATGCAGCGGATTCAGGAAATGGGAGAGCTGAGCGACAGCATGATGGATAAAATCATGAGCAATGCTTCAGCCATGCCCGGTTTGCTGCATCGGGATAAAATACCTGCAATGGCAGCCAGCTAA
- a CDS encoding D-2-hydroxyacid dehydrogenase, with the protein MKIVILDGGVLNPGDVDWAPIKALGDVTIYESTNSDQLAERSKGADVLLTNKTPLRKEDLPAIEGVRMVGILATGYNIIDTEALAQRGIPVCNVVAYGVSDVAQHAMAMLLELCRHTSLHTESVKNGDWLKSKQWCYWKLPPVCLEGLTMGLIGFGSIGRRMGELAHAFGMSVLANCRVPKDPPTYSPFAFATLEHIICSSDVISLHCPLTKETKHIINAKALSNMRKGAILLNTSRGPLVDEAAAAAALKSGQLSGLGTDVLSEEPPTADNPLLSAPNTLITPHIAWATTRARQNIIDLTAENIRRWQSGTPVNVVNGVSNA; encoded by the coding sequence ATGAAAATTGTCATTCTGGACGGCGGGGTACTTAACCCCGGCGACGTGGATTGGGCCCCCATCAAGGCCTTGGGCGATGTGACCATATATGAATCGACCAACAGCGATCAGCTGGCAGAGCGCTCCAAGGGGGCGGACGTACTGCTGACCAACAAAACCCCACTTCGCAAAGAAGACCTGCCTGCCATTGAAGGCGTACGCATGGTGGGCATACTGGCCACAGGCTACAATATCATTGATACCGAAGCGCTGGCGCAGCGCGGCATTCCCGTATGCAATGTTGTGGCTTACGGTGTGAGCGACGTGGCCCAGCATGCTATGGCCATGCTGCTGGAACTGTGCCGCCACACCAGCCTGCATACTGAAAGCGTAAAAAACGGCGACTGGCTGAAATCCAAACAATGGTGCTACTGGAAGCTGCCTCCGGTCTGCCTTGAAGGCCTGACTATGGGACTTATTGGCTTTGGCTCCATTGGGCGCCGCATGGGCGAACTGGCTCACGCCTTTGGCATGAGCGTACTGGCCAACTGCCGGGTGCCCAAAGATCCGCCCACCTACAGTCCTTTCGCCTTTGCCACTCTTGAGCACATCATCTGCTCATCAGACGTTATTTCTCTGCACTGCCCCCTGACCAAGGAAACGAAGCACATTATCAATGCCAAGGCTTTGTCCAACATGCGCAAGGGCGCCATACTGCTCAACACGTCGCGCGGGCCGCTTGTGGATGAAGCAGCCGCTGCCGCTGCCCTTAAAAGCGGGCAGTTGAGCGGCCTCGGCACGGACGTTCTTTCCGAAGAACCGCCCACTGCCGACAATCCCCTGCTCTCTGCGCCCAATACCCTTATCACGCCGCATATTGCCTGGGCCACTACCAGGGCACGGCAGAACATCATTGACCTTACTGCGGAAAACATTCGCCGCTGGCAGTCTGGAACGCCTGTCAATGTGGTTAACGGGGTAAGCAACGCCTAA
- the pal gene encoding peptidoglycan-associated lipoprotein Pal: MKRYALILALVMALAAGFGCAKKTTGEPGYDDGMTPEMRAAVQQITDGRVYFAFNKFNVENQYKDMLKQKSDLMKQYPSIRVRIEGNCDDRGTQEYNLALGERRARAAYEYLVMMGVNPNQLEMISYGKENPAVQGNNEAAWAKNRRDDFRVIAH, encoded by the coding sequence ATGAAACGCTACGCTCTTATTCTCGCTCTGGTTATGGCTCTGGCCGCTGGTTTTGGTTGTGCAAAAAAGACCACTGGCGAGCCCGGCTATGACGATGGCATGACCCCTGAAATGCGCGCTGCCGTTCAGCAGATCACTGATGGCCGCGTGTACTTCGCTTTCAACAAGTTCAATGTTGAAAACCAGTACAAAGACATGCTGAAGCAGAAGTCTGATCTGATGAAGCAGTACCCCAGCATCCGCGTTCGCATCGAAGGCAACTGCGACGATCGTGGCACCCAGGAATACAACCTCGCCCTTGGCGAACGCCGCGCCCGCGCTGCGTATGAGTACCTGGTTATGATGGGCGTGAACCCCAACCAGCTTGAAATGATCAGCTACGGCAAGGAAAATCCTGCCGTGCAGGGCAACAACGAAGCCGCTTGGGCCAAGAACCGCCGCGACGACTTCCGCGTGATCGCCCACTAG
- a CDS encoding PD40 domain-containing protein — MKKLLLLLALGLWLALGSGAQAAMRVDIYGPGQNIVNLALAAPLKGPQVQATGMGTDLQKIVQENLSFLPFMRLTDPKAVLGGVVLAGYEPPALDFKRFQLAGSDIVVTTFWPEGDSGTRPVQIRAFETNSGGRLFGKEYPKVSARDLPEVADRFCADLLEALTGNGSFFRSTLAFIKKNGKMDSNVWLVKPTGRDLRQITNMPGEAMSPSWSPDGRFVVFTQIDPKSHGLGVWDRSTGKVQRIRFPGNVVIGPSFMPDNKVAVALSNGKYPVIFQLNHVFQKEKVLEQGDSINVSPTFDSTGTKMAFTSSRLGGPQIFLKDLSSGSVTRVSKNGTYNSEANLSPDGTLVVYSRMTEYGHRIFVQDMLTGMERQVTFGPGSDEQPSFCADSYFIAFASSRGGGRGIYLTTRHGGDAKRVPTGGGDSSFPRWGMPGQQK, encoded by the coding sequence ATGAAAAAACTGCTTCTTCTCCTCGCTCTGGGGCTATGGCTGGCTCTGGGAAGCGGAGCACAGGCCGCCATGCGCGTGGACATTTACGGTCCGGGCCAGAACATCGTCAATCTGGCACTGGCCGCTCCCCTCAAGGGCCCGCAGGTACAGGCCACGGGCATGGGCACGGATCTGCAGAAGATTGTTCAGGAAAACCTGAGCTTTCTTCCGTTCATGCGCCTGACAGACCCCAAGGCCGTGCTGGGCGGTGTGGTGCTTGCCGGTTATGAGCCGCCCGCACTGGATTTTAAACGCTTTCAGCTTGCCGGGTCAGACATTGTTGTGACTACGTTCTGGCCGGAAGGCGACAGCGGCACCCGCCCTGTGCAAATCCGCGCCTTTGAAACCAACTCTGGCGGACGCCTTTTTGGCAAGGAATACCCAAAGGTCAGCGCCCGCGACCTGCCTGAAGTGGCAGACCGCTTCTGCGCCGACCTTCTGGAAGCCCTGACCGGCAACGGTTCCTTCTTCCGCTCGACCCTGGCCTTCATTAAAAAGAACGGCAAGATGGATTCCAACGTGTGGCTGGTCAAGCCTACGGGCCGCGATCTGCGTCAGATCACCAATATGCCGGGCGAAGCTATGTCCCCGTCGTGGTCGCCTGACGGACGCTTCGTGGTGTTCACCCAGATTGACCCCAAGTCGCATGGTCTGGGCGTTTGGGACCGCTCCACCGGCAAGGTGCAGCGTATCCGCTTCCCCGGCAACGTGGTTATCGGACCTTCCTTCATGCCTGACAACAAGGTGGCCGTGGCTCTTTCCAACGGCAAATACCCTGTTATCTTCCAGCTCAACCACGTTTTCCAGAAAGAAAAGGTGCTGGAACAGGGCGATTCCATCAACGTTTCGCCTACCTTTGACAGCACAGGCACCAAGATGGCCTTTACATCTTCACGCCTGGGCGGCCCGCAGATCTTCCTCAAAGACCTGAGCAGCGGCTCTGTCACCCGGGTGAGCAAGAACGGCACATACAATTCCGAGGCGAACCTTTCGCCCGACGGAACTCTTGTGGTCTACAGCCGCATGACGGAATACGGCCATCGCATCTTTGTGCAGGACATGCTTACGGGTATGGAACGCCAGGTGACCTTTGGACCCGGCAGCGATGAGCAGCCTTCTTTCTGCGCCGACAGCTATTTTATCGCCTTTGCGTCCTCGCGTGGGGGCGGCCGTGGCATCTACCTGACCACACGGCATGGCGGCGATGCCAAACGTGTACCTACGGGCGGTGGAGACTCGTCATTTCCTCGCTGGGGCATGCCCGGGCAGCAAAAATAA